One Pseudoalteromonas sp. UG3-2 DNA window includes the following coding sequences:
- a CDS encoding non-ribosomal peptide synthetase/type I polyketide synthase, which yields MNAKTILNTLAKSDIDLYLDENNQLKAKAPKGAITAELRDLIKANKTSLVAYLEQLNSMYSETGGGEKIEVVARDQGKADISFAQQRLWFIDSLQGGSPEYNMPMAFETKGVLDLQVLNQVFSTIIERHEVLRSVYEESQGQMVQRIRPMNEIDFSVKVEDLSHLAGEALTEAVTQRMDADITTSFNLASDLMLRVSYLQKSEDAGVLLFNMHHIASDGWSVEVLTKEFVTLYQAYSAKQENPLPPLEVQYADYAQWQKNYLEGEVLEKQLAYWQSQLDEAPAVHSLPLDKARPAAKKQQASVIHGALPDEIGKKLLAVAKEYELTPFMLLHSALALLLSRHSNSNDIVIGTPVANRMQAELEPLIGFFVNTLVLRANTEHSTLADYLEHIKTVHLEAQSNQDVPFEQLIDHLKVPRSKAYNPLFQIMMTTSTSYGIDDAGLDKFQLPNVELCASASELIQVKFDLDIDLNISEQGVGLRWTYDVSLFSEAHIEQLNTHLCRLLCEFSELQSKRGIALPAIPMLGEQETHQLVNELNGVELPHSADYCIHELFEQQVERCPDNVAVVIEDQSLTYRQLNEKANQVAHYLSENHRISPDTFVGLCVERSLEMVIGILGILKAGAAYVPLDPDYPQSRLNYMFEDAALQVVLSQSHLQDVLTDFQGTIITLDNIGNSDVGETSHLFSQYSTANISTAAVNLKPKNLAYVIYTSGSTGQPKGVMIEHQSLVYSTLCRFDIYDDFSSFLLISSISFDSSIAGVFSSLTSGAKLCLLSAHKKADTSYIVSQLKKHDISHLLMVPSFYDLILNDVDSNSLPALRGVIVAGESCSSNVVEKHYQKFSDTGVKLFNEYGPTEATVWSSVAELHRGEPVSIGKALPNKSLFIMHDGALAPYGCIGELYIGGQGLARGYLNRPELTAERFVENPFYDAAKVNSSARLYRTGDLVRYLPDGNLAFIGRADDQVKIRGFRIELGEIEAQLEELESVNSALVTTYEVAGSNQLVGYVKASGEVNPDDHFVAEIKARLGLNLPEHMVPSAIVTVTEWPLTANGKMDRKALPNPTEKAINSDFVAAHNDTEKALAQIWCDVLQLENVSANSNFFEIGGNSLLSIKLQKEIQQQLDAEVELTDLFEYPTIATLAKFLSSGSSEMEVEQPELTTRCVSQECTDIAVIGMAGRFPGAANVDQFWQNISAGKESITFFSDEELLAAGVEPALLKDPRFIKSMDVLDGVADFDAKHFGYTPREAELLDPQHRLMLEVSSDALEHSGYGDHSKPKNVGVFVGVTDSAYLIENLLCNPDIVNSASQSLVASTSPSFLATKISYKLNLTGPSVNVLTACSSSLVNVHQACSSLLLNECEMALAGGARIASLKPDGYLYQEGGVNSADGHCRPFDIDASGTRGGSGGCVLLLKRLDKAIADKDTIHAVIKGTAVNNDATDKVGYMAPSISGQTAVIKQALKNANVDANTVQYIEAHGTGTKIGDPIEIKALRNAFKTEQTGYCALGSVKANIGHLDVAAGTAGMVKVIEALKHQQLPPTINYNQSNEQINFEKSPFYINTEGKHWHCDDDQARRAGVSSFGIGGTNAHVVMEQAPEVEASTSPRDTLLLPVSAKSSDAVKAACDNLRAHLEEKRADNVSLHDIAYTLQLGRAQYEYSTHVTCTSIDEAIAQLSASPKVTRNEVDERAVVFMFPGQGAQYINMAKQLYLLEPQFKAVFDSCAELIKADIDADLREILYPEMSSQLTEEAAQALLANTRITQPALFVIEYGLATLLQSWGVQPDVMIGHSIGEYVAACLAGVLTLEDALKLVCARGHLMQQAAPGSMLSIAMPAEHLRPLLELSGACLAGVNSANNCVAAGSPQELSHLHALLEEREVDCRPLHTSHAFHSKMMDVILDDFLQVVEQVKLSPPAVRYISNVSGTFITDEQAQSPEYWVAHLRGTVLFADGIDAILSDCECLSEHKVFIEVGPGRSLTSLVKKNHQARKQQVLSITRHPNESCCDQVKLLDALGTLWSHGVAVDWHRFNLEQAGRRVPLPTYPFEKVRYWIDAAAGATVSATPMGAKLPAEQWWSVPSWKQRVMPKQTKPLLDTGSRCWLLLMDDYGVAEGLASQLLAQGHTVYRAYPGSSFSRIDEQRFSFDINNSLDYETLIGVVTSEVQLAHVVHLASIAEVQSRQAQSMSEFTQEQRSGVYSALYTVQAIVKAGLDAGFSVDFVTNDVENVTGEEKLGLGRSTIKGLCKVAPQEYPELNCRQIDVHLNHAVNDDAIAAMARRLSLELLTQQRVATVALRGNHCWEPCYEAVLDQGEMPAALSLKDEGVYFISGGLGNIGLLLAQYISETVVRPKLVLIGRSAMPERQAWNALLDSDADPQLCEKIRRIYTLEENGADVLILSADSANLQQMQDAMSIAESKFGEVTGVIHAAGQLHGSMTALAETKEQDFDNQYRAKVNGVLVLDELLRERQLDFCLLMSSLSSVLGGLGFTAYAAGNIFMDTFAQNKHAQGDERWISVNWDGWSFSEETLDDFSMTPDEGVQAFAAMLSNSHYPQLIHSTGSLEKRLSQWVDRDLEAAKSQQVLYERPELDSDYIAPRNEIEEKLVAIWQQVLGIEQIGVEDNFFDLGGDSLVVTRVISEIRSKLAVNEAALSIKEFFEKPIVSQLAEKIATEQERSLAEDKKAQLLEAGKAVEEGVF from the coding sequence ATGAACGCAAAAACTATACTAAATACATTAGCTAAATCCGATATCGATCTTTATTTAGATGAAAACAACCAATTGAAAGCGAAAGCGCCTAAGGGAGCTATCACTGCAGAGCTTCGAGATCTAATCAAAGCCAATAAAACTTCCTTAGTTGCTTACTTGGAGCAATTAAACTCTATGTACAGCGAAACCGGTGGAGGAGAAAAAATTGAAGTGGTTGCTCGAGATCAGGGCAAAGCGGATATTTCCTTTGCACAGCAACGTCTATGGTTTATCGATAGTCTTCAAGGTGGTTCTCCTGAGTACAATATGCCGATGGCATTCGAAACCAAAGGCGTGCTTGATCTACAGGTACTTAATCAGGTTTTCTCTACAATTATCGAGCGTCATGAGGTATTGCGTTCTGTATACGAGGAGTCACAGGGGCAGATGGTACAGCGTATACGACCGATGAATGAGATCGACTTCAGTGTCAAGGTTGAGGATCTAAGTCACCTTGCGGGGGAAGCCTTAACTGAAGCGGTAACTCAAAGAATGGATGCTGACATCACGACCTCCTTCAATCTTGCGTCAGATTTAATGCTAAGAGTGAGTTACCTTCAGAAATCTGAAGATGCCGGTGTTTTATTATTTAATATGCATCACATTGCTTCGGATGGTTGGTCTGTCGAAGTATTAACAAAAGAGTTTGTAACGCTATACCAAGCATACAGTGCTAAACAAGAAAACCCGCTCCCCCCGTTAGAGGTACAATATGCGGATTATGCACAGTGGCAAAAAAACTACCTTGAAGGTGAAGTGCTGGAAAAACAGCTGGCATACTGGCAATCGCAGTTAGATGAGGCTCCAGCTGTTCATTCTTTACCACTGGACAAAGCGCGGCCTGCTGCGAAAAAGCAGCAGGCGTCAGTCATTCATGGAGCGCTACCGGATGAAATCGGCAAAAAGTTACTTGCGGTAGCAAAGGAGTATGAACTTACACCATTTATGTTGTTACACAGTGCCCTAGCGCTGTTGCTGTCTCGTCATAGTAATAGTAATGATATTGTGATTGGGACGCCAGTTGCAAACCGTATGCAAGCGGAGCTAGAACCGCTAATTGGCTTTTTTGTTAACACACTGGTACTGAGAGCTAATACAGAACACAGTACATTAGCCGATTATCTTGAGCATATAAAGACGGTGCACTTGGAAGCGCAATCAAATCAAGACGTGCCATTTGAACAACTAATCGACCACCTAAAAGTGCCACGTAGCAAAGCTTACAATCCATTATTTCAAATCATGATGACCACCAGTACTAGTTATGGTATCGATGATGCTGGGCTTGATAAGTTTCAACTACCCAATGTAGAACTGTGTGCCAGTGCATCTGAGTTAATTCAAGTAAAGTTTGATTTAGACATTGATCTTAATATCAGTGAGCAAGGCGTTGGGTTGCGTTGGACTTATGATGTAAGTCTGTTCTCAGAAGCACATATTGAGCAGCTCAATACACACTTATGTCGCTTGCTGTGCGAGTTTTCGGAGCTGCAGAGTAAGAGGGGTATTGCTCTACCTGCTATACCTATGCTGGGTGAGCAAGAGACTCATCAATTGGTAAATGAGCTCAATGGTGTGGAGCTACCACACTCGGCAGATTACTGTATTCATGAGCTATTTGAGCAGCAAGTAGAGCGCTGTCCGGACAATGTTGCTGTCGTCATTGAAGATCAGTCCTTGACCTATAGGCAATTAAATGAAAAAGCAAACCAAGTAGCACACTACCTGAGTGAGAACCACCGTATTAGCCCTGACACATTTGTTGGTCTATGTGTTGAGCGCTCGTTAGAAATGGTTATTGGTATTCTAGGAATTTTAAAGGCTGGAGCTGCATATGTCCCGCTAGACCCGGACTACCCTCAGTCGCGACTCAATTATATGTTTGAAGATGCGGCATTACAGGTTGTACTGAGTCAATCTCACCTGCAAGATGTTTTGACCGATTTTCAAGGTACGATCATTACCCTCGATAACATAGGCAATAGTGATGTAGGTGAAACGTCACACCTATTTTCGCAGTACTCAACAGCCAATATATCAACCGCTGCTGTGAATCTTAAGCCGAAAAATCTTGCCTACGTGATTTATACTTCAGGTTCAACAGGCCAGCCAAAAGGTGTGATGATTGAACATCAGTCTCTGGTTTACTCAACGCTGTGCCGGTTTGACATCTACGATGACTTTTCTAGTTTCCTTTTGATCTCATCAATATCTTTTGACAGTTCGATTGCTGGGGTTTTCTCATCACTAACCAGTGGTGCAAAGCTATGTCTACTTAGTGCGCATAAAAAGGCGGACACTAGTTACATTGTTAGTCAGTTGAAAAAGCACGATATCAGCCATTTATTGATGGTTCCGAGCTTTTACGATCTGATCCTAAATGATGTTGACAGTAATTCTTTACCGGCGCTGCGAGGTGTGATCGTCGCTGGCGAAAGTTGTTCAAGTAATGTCGTTGAAAAGCATTATCAAAAGTTCTCTGATACAGGGGTTAAGCTATTCAATGAGTATGGTCCAACTGAAGCTACTGTCTGGAGTAGTGTTGCAGAGCTGCATCGCGGAGAGCCCGTCAGTATTGGTAAAGCGTTACCAAATAAATCGCTGTTTATTATGCATGATGGAGCACTGGCACCTTATGGCTGTATCGGTGAGCTTTACATTGGTGGTCAAGGGCTGGCGAGAGGGTACTTAAATCGGCCTGAGCTAACCGCCGAACGGTTTGTTGAAAACCCATTTTATGATGCGGCGAAAGTGAATAGCTCCGCGCGGTTATATCGCACGGGAGACTTAGTTCGTTATCTTCCAGATGGTAATTTAGCCTTTATTGGACGCGCTGACGATCAGGTTAAGATACGAGGGTTTAGAATCGAGCTTGGCGAAATAGAAGCACAACTAGAAGAGCTAGAAAGTGTGAACTCAGCCTTGGTAACTACTTATGAAGTTGCAGGCTCCAATCAGCTCGTGGGGTACGTGAAAGCGAGTGGAGAGGTAAACCCAGATGACCATTTCGTCGCCGAGATAAAGGCGCGACTAGGGCTGAATCTACCTGAACATATGGTACCAAGTGCTATTGTTACAGTGACTGAATGGCCACTCACCGCTAATGGGAAAATGGATCGAAAGGCTTTACCAAACCCAACAGAGAAGGCAATCAATAGTGACTTTGTGGCGGCTCATAATGATACTGAAAAAGCGCTTGCACAAATATGGTGTGATGTTTTGCAGCTTGAAAATGTATCAGCTAATAGTAACTTCTTTGAAATTGGTGGTAATTCGCTACTGAGTATCAAATTGCAAAAAGAAATACAGCAGCAGTTAGATGCTGAGGTTGAACTCACAGACTTATTTGAGTATCCAACGATCGCTACGCTGGCTAAGTTTTTGTCAAGTGGTAGCTCTGAAATGGAGGTAGAACAGCCAGAGTTGACGACGAGATGTGTATCACAAGAGTGTACCGATATTGCTGTTATCGGTATGGCGGGGCGTTTTCCTGGCGCCGCTAACGTAGATCAATTTTGGCAAAATATTAGCGCAGGTAAAGAGTCCATCACTTTCTTCAGTGATGAGGAGTTGTTAGCCGCAGGGGTTGAGCCTGCACTGTTGAAAGACCCTCGCTTTATTAAGTCTATGGATGTCTTGGATGGTGTGGCTGACTTTGATGCTAAGCACTTCGGCTATACGCCTCGGGAAGCTGAACTATTGGACCCACAGCACCGACTTATGTTGGAGGTTTCTTCTGACGCATTGGAGCATTCGGGCTACGGTGATCACTCGAAACCTAAAAATGTGGGTGTATTTGTCGGTGTCACTGACAGCGCATATTTGATAGAAAACTTATTATGCAACCCAGACATAGTTAACAGTGCATCGCAAAGCTTAGTGGCAAGCACCAGCCCGTCATTTCTCGCGACAAAGATATCATATAAATTGAACTTAACGGGCCCGAGTGTGAACGTACTTACAGCATGTTCATCTTCTTTGGTTAATGTGCATCAGGCTTGTAGTAGCTTATTGCTAAACGAATGTGAAATGGCACTGGCAGGGGGGGCGCGCATCGCTTCACTTAAGCCTGACGGATATCTTTATCAAGAAGGTGGTGTTAACTCTGCGGATGGTCACTGTCGGCCATTTGATATTGATGCAAGTGGAACCAGAGGGGGAAGTGGTGGCTGTGTACTGTTGCTAAAACGGTTAGATAAAGCAATAGCGGATAAAGATACCATTCATGCTGTGATAAAAGGTACTGCAGTTAACAATGATGCCACAGACAAGGTCGGCTACATGGCTCCAAGTATTTCGGGTCAGACAGCAGTCATAAAACAAGCGCTAAAGAATGCGAACGTTGACGCTAATACTGTTCAATATATTGAGGCGCATGGGACTGGCACTAAGATTGGTGATCCTATCGAAATTAAGGCGCTAAGAAACGCTTTTAAGACGGAGCAAACGGGTTATTGTGCTTTAGGCTCGGTAAAAGCGAACATTGGCCACTTGGACGTTGCTGCTGGTACAGCTGGGATGGTTAAAGTCATTGAGGCTCTTAAGCATCAACAGCTTCCGCCTACGATCAACTATAATCAGAGCAATGAGCAAATTAACTTTGAGAAGTCACCATTTTATATCAATACAGAGGGCAAGCACTGGCACTGTGATGATGACCAGGCTAGGCGCGCTGGCGTAAGCTCTTTTGGTATTGGTGGCACCAACGCACATGTCGTGATGGAACAAGCTCCAGAAGTCGAGGCGAGTACCTCTCCGAGAGATACTTTGCTACTGCCTGTGTCAGCGAAGTCCAGCGATGCTGTAAAAGCAGCCTGTGATAACTTACGTGCGCATCTCGAGGAAAAACGAGCGGACAACGTCAGCTTACACGACATTGCCTATACGTTACAGTTAGGCCGAGCTCAATACGAATATAGTACTCATGTGACTTGTACATCGATTGATGAGGCTATAGCCCAATTGAGCGCTAGTCCCAAAGTTACTCGTAATGAAGTTGATGAACGTGCAGTCGTATTTATGTTTCCAGGTCAAGGTGCGCAATATATTAATATGGCTAAACAGCTTTACTTGCTAGAGCCGCAATTTAAAGCTGTATTTGATAGCTGTGCTGAATTGATTAAGGCAGATATAGACGCTGATCTTAGGGAGATACTTTACCCTGAAATGAGTAGCCAGCTTACCGAAGAAGCTGCACAGGCACTGCTTGCAAATACTCGGATAACTCAACCCGCTTTATTCGTAATTGAGTATGGCCTGGCCACACTTTTGCAGTCTTGGGGAGTTCAACCTGATGTTATGATTGGACACAGCATCGGTGAATATGTGGCAGCATGTTTAGCTGGTGTATTGACACTAGAAGATGCACTAAAACTGGTTTGTGCTCGAGGTCATCTGATGCAGCAGGCTGCACCAGGTAGTATGTTATCAATCGCTATGCCAGCGGAGCATTTGCGACCTTTATTAGAGCTTAGCGGCGCCTGTTTAGCTGGAGTAAATTCAGCAAATAATTGCGTTGCTGCTGGGTCGCCACAAGAATTGTCGCATTTACACGCTCTACTAGAAGAGCGCGAAGTAGATTGTCGACCACTGCATACCTCACATGCATTCCACTCAAAAATGATGGATGTGATATTGGATGACTTTTTGCAGGTTGTTGAGCAAGTAAAATTAAGTCCTCCAGCGGTACGCTATATTTCCAATGTTTCTGGAACGTTTATCACGGATGAACAGGCACAAAGCCCTGAATATTGGGTTGCTCACCTTAGAGGTACCGTTTTATTTGCAGATGGTATTGATGCAATCTTATCTGATTGTGAGTGTTTGTCTGAACATAAGGTGTTTATTGAAGTCGGCCCGGGCAGAAGCTTAACCAGCTTAGTGAAGAAAAACCACCAAGCTCGGAAACAGCAGGTCTTATCGATTACTCGTCACCCCAATGAGTCCTGTTGTGATCAGGTCAAGCTGCTGGATGCATTAGGTACTTTGTGGAGTCATGGTGTTGCAGTCGACTGGCATCGCTTTAACCTAGAGCAAGCTGGACGACGGGTTCCTTTGCCGACCTATCCGTTTGAGAAAGTGCGTTATTGGATTGACGCAGCGGCTGGTGCCACAGTAAGCGCAACCCCTATGGGTGCGAAACTACCTGCTGAACAATGGTGGTCTGTACCATCATGGAAACAGAGAGTTATGCCCAAGCAAACGAAGCCGTTACTTGATACGGGAAGCCGGTGTTGGTTGTTGCTTATGGATGACTATGGTGTCGCAGAAGGTTTGGCATCGCAGCTACTTGCACAAGGGCATACCGTATATCGGGCTTACCCTGGTAGCAGCTTTAGTCGCATTGACGAGCAGCGCTTTAGCTTTGATATTAACAACAGCTTGGATTATGAAACGCTAATTGGTGTAGTCACGAGTGAGGTACAGTTAGCACATGTTGTGCATTTAGCCAGCATTGCTGAAGTACAATCGCGGCAGGCCCAGAGCATGAGCGAGTTCACGCAAGAGCAGCGTAGCGGTGTATATAGTGCGCTTTATACTGTTCAGGCAATCGTGAAAGCGGGATTGGATGCAGGGTTTAGTGTCGACTTCGTGACCAACGATGTGGAAAACGTGACAGGAGAAGAGAAGCTTGGATTAGGCAGATCTACGATTAAAGGTTTATGTAAGGTTGCTCCACAAGAATATCCCGAGTTGAATTGTCGCCAGATTGACGTTCACTTAAATCATGCAGTAAACGATGATGCCATCGCGGCAATGGCTCGACGCCTATCGCTAGAATTGTTAACTCAGCAGAGAGTAGCGACTGTTGCGCTACGTGGTAATCATTGCTGGGAACCATGTTATGAGGCAGTGTTAGACCAAGGTGAGATGCCAGCAGCCCTTAGCCTAAAAGATGAAGGGGTGTATTTTATCAGCGGTGGCTTAGGTAACATCGGCTTACTATTGGCGCAATATATCAGCGAAACTGTAGTACGGCCAAAACTGGTACTCATTGGGCGCTCAGCAATGCCGGAAAGGCAAGCTTGGAATGCATTATTAGATAGTGATGCTGATCCACAACTATGTGAGAAAATTCGCAGAATTTATACCTTAGAAGAAAATGGCGCGGATGTGCTTATTCTCAGTGCTGATTCGGCAAACTTGCAACAAATGCAAGATGCCATGAGCATAGCGGAGAGCAAGTTTGGTGAGGTGACTGGTGTCATCCATGCTGCTGGCCAATTACATGGTTCAATGACTGCTTTAGCGGAGACCAAAGAGCAGGACTTCGATAACCAATATCGCGCTAAAGTAAATGGTGTTTTGGTTTTAGATGAGCTATTGCGAGAGCGCCAGCTTGATTTCTGTCTTCTTATGTCCTCCCTTTCATCGGTACTTGGGGGGCTTGGGTTTACTGCTTATGCTGCCGGCAATATTTTCATGGATACCTTTGCTCAAAATAAGCATGCACAGGGAGATGAGCGTTGGATTAGTGTGAACTGGGACGGCTGGAGCTTTTCTGAAGAAACATTGGATGACTTCTCAATGACTCCAGATGAAGGTGTACAGGCTTTTGCGGCTATGCTCAGCAACTCGCACTACCCTCAGCTTATTCACTCCACTGGGTCGTTGGAGAAACGCTTAAGCCAGTGGGTGGATAGAGATCTCGAAGCGGCGAAGTCACAGCAAGTGCTTTATGAGCGCCCAGAGTTAGATAGCGACTATATTGCTCCGCGCAATGAGATTGAAGAAAAACTCGTTGCTATCTGGCAACAGGTGCTCGGGATTGAGCAAATTGGAGTTGAGGATAACTTCTTTGATTTAGGTGGTGATTCTCTCGTCGTGACACGGGTGATAAGTGAGATAAGAAGCAAGCTCGCTGTTAATGAGGCTGCGCTATCGATAAAAGAGTTCTTCGAAAAGCCAATTGTAAGTCAATTAGCAGAAAAAATAGCCACTGAGCAGGAAAGAAGCCTAGCGGAAGATAAGAAAGCACAATTATTAGAAGCAGGCAAAGCTGTAGAAGAAGGAGTGTTTTAA